In Streptomyces paludis, the genomic stretch CACCGGCGGGATCTTCGCGGCCCGGCGGGCGGGCAGCCAGGCGGCCAGGACGGTGATCAGCACACCGACGGTGAAGGCGGCGATGATCGCCGTGGGCGAGATCACCAGCGGTCCCGCGGGCACCTTCGCGTCCAGCAGGCCCATCGCGGAGCGCAGTCCGATCGCGAGGCAGAGGCCGATCACGAAGCCGATCGCGGAGGCGATCACGCCGACCACCGCGGCCTCGATCAGCACCGAGCGCTTGATCTGGCGGCGGGAGGCGCCGACGGCGCGCAGCAGCGCCAGCTCCTTGGTGCGCTGGGCGACCAGCATGGTGAAGGTGTTGGAGATCAGGAAGACCCCGACGAACAGGGCGATGCCGGCGAAGGCCAGCAGCATCTGGTTGAGGCCCGACAGGCCCTGCTCGATGTCCTTGGCCTGCGCGCTCGCGCGCTGCTCGCCCGTCTCGACGTCGGCGCCCTCGGGGAGGAGCTTGACCATCTCCGCGCGGATCTTGTCGTGCGAGGCGCCCGGCTTCGCGGTGACGGCCAGCTCGCTGAAGTAGCCGGGCTCCAGGAAGAGCTTCTGGGCGACGTTCTCGGTGAACAGCACCAGGCTGCCGCCCGCGTTGACCGCGCCGTCCTCGGTGGTGAAGATCCCGCTGAGCGTGTACTCCTTCACCGGCCCGTTGGTGGCCACCCGTACCTTCTCGCCGACCTTGTACTCGCCCCGGGCGGCGGTGTCCTTGTCGAGGGCGACCTGGCCGGCCTCGGCCGGGCCCGAGCCCTCGGTGAAGTCGTACGCGGGGTCCTTGCCGTCCTTGCCGGGAGCGAAGTTGCTGCCGGTGTTGGACCAGCCGTTGCCTATCAGCTTGCCCTTGGGGTCGCCGACCCCGGCGAAGCCGTTGACGCGGCTGGTGACGGAGGCGACGCCGTCCAGCGCCGCGATCCGGTCGACGGTCTTCTGGGAGGCCCCGGGACTGCCCTTGCCGGACGCGGAGTCGGACGCGGAGTCGGATTCGGAGTCCGAGCCGGATTCCGAGCCCGGCGCACCGTCCGGGGCGGAGTCGCCGTCGCCCCGGGTGTCCCACACGGTGGCGCCGACGGCGATGTCCTTGTAGCTCTTGGCGCTCTGGTTGCGGAAGGCGTTGCCGAGGGTGTCGGTGAAGATCAGGGTGCCGGAGACGAAGGCGACGCCGAGCATGACGGCGAGCACGGTCATCAGCAGTCTGGCCTTGTGCGCGAGCACATTGCGCAGGGCGGTACGGAACATGGTGGGAGTCCTGGTGAGGAGGGGGCCGGGGCAGGTGGACAGGGCCCGGGGGCGATACGGGGACACGCCCGGGACGGCGGAGCGTCGGAGCCGGCGGTACGTCAGCGCCGGCGGTTGCGTCAGCTGGTACGGCCCTTGGCGTCGAACGCCTTCATCCGGTCGAACACGGCGTCGGCGGTGGGGTTGAGGATCTCGTCGACGATCCGGCCGTCCGCGAGGAAGATCACCCGGTTCGCGTACGAGGCGGCCGTGGCGTCGTGCGTCACCATGACCACGGTCTGGCCCATCTCCCGAACGGAGTTGCGAAGGAAGCCCAGCACCTCGGCGCCGGAGCGCGAGTCCAGGTTCCCGGTCGGCTCGTCACCGAAGATGATCTCCGGCCGCGCGGCCAGGGCGCGTGCCACCGCCACCCGCTGCTGCTGACCGCCGGACAGCTCCGTGGGCCGGTGGCCGAGCCGGTCGGCCAGCCCGATCATGCTGATCACCTGGTCCAGCCACTGCTGGTCGGGCTTGCGGCCCGCGATGTCCATGGGGAGCGTGATGTTCTCCAGGGCCGTCAGCGTCGGCAGCAGGTTGAACGCCTGGAAGATGAAGCCGATCTTGTCCCGGCGCAACTTCGTGAGCTGCTTGTCCTTCAGCGTCGACAGCTCGGTGTCCCCGATCCGTACGGACCCGGAGCTGAAGCTGTCCAGTCCGGCCACGCAGTGCATGAGCGTGGACTTGCCCGAACCGGAGGGTCCCATGATCGCGGTGAACTCGCCCTGCCCGAAGTCCACGGACACCTTGTCGAGCGCGACCACCTGGGTCTCGCCCATTCCGTAGACCTTCGACAGCTCGGAGGCGCGGGCGGCGACCGCGGTCGAGCGGGGGGCGATCTGAGTGGTGGTCACGGATGGATCTCCTGTCGGACGGGCCGGCTGCGAGGACCCCTTCATCCTCGCCGCCCGTACGGACCGGAAGCGTCCCTCCCCGTGCCCGTTCCCGGTGCCCTCTTGAGTCTGACCGGAGGGCCGCGTTCTCCTCCTGCGGTATGACACGACCCCTGAGACGCGTACTCCGGCATGTCTGCTGCGTGACCGGGCGGCGACTTTTCGTCATTCCTGGGAGCCTCGTTACGAGATGCCCATGGGCGCCCGGCATGTGCCGATGGGCCGGTACGTGTCCTGACGCACCCTCAGACGTCAATAAAATAAGACAACATCGGGTAGGCACTCGGCTGTTCGAGTGGTGTGTCCCGATAGGCTCCTGTGCCAACGCGGCGTCGCGCGCCGTGCCCGGATGGTGGAATGCAGACACGGCGAGCTTAAACCTCGCTGCCCCTCGGGGGCGTGCCGGTTCAAGTCCGGCTCCGGGCACATCACCGGCCTCCACCCCGGTGGCCCGGCGACTGGAATGACGCGTACATGACCCACTGAGGGCTCTCTGCGGCGGCATTCTGTCGTGATGTGTGTCACCCCCCTGAGTTGCGATTTGCGAAAGATCCTCCCCGAGCACTAGAGCGTAGCCTTTGCTCTCCCATTACTCTTGACGCAAGGCCGCGCTGGGTGGCCATGGAGGAGTGAGATGAGGAGCAGTAACCCGGTCTTCTCGCGACGGGGCTTCAGCCGCGACAACGGCCACGCGGGCTTCAACGCGGCGCCGACGGCCGGGGGCCCCGCCGTAGGAACCAATCCGTACGCGACCAACCCCTACGCGCCCCAGCAGGGCGCGCAGCTCGGTGGCCCGCAGGCGCCCACGCGCCCCGACGTCATGACGATCGACGACGTCGTGACGCGTACCGGCATGACGCTGGGCACGGTCGTGCTCACCGCGGTCCTGTCGTGGGTCCTGCTGCCGGTCGACCCGGCCAACCTCAGCAAGTCGTTCGGGATCGCCATTGGCGCCTTCCTGGTGGCGATGGTCCTGTCGCTGGTCCAGGCGTTCAAGCGCAAGGCGTCCCCCGCGCTGATCCTGTCGTACGCCGCCTTCGAGGGTGTCTTCCTCGGCGTCATCAGCAGTGTGACAAGCACCTACGTCGCCGACGGCGTGGTGATCCAGGCGGTCATGGGCACGATGGCGGTCTTCGCCGGTGTCCTCTTCGCGTACAAGATGCGCTGGATCCGCGTCACCCAGCGCTTCTACGGCTTCGTGATGGCCGCGGCCATGGGCTTCATGCTCCTGATGGTCGCCAACATGCTGTTCAGCGTCTTCGGCGGCGGTGACGGCCTCGGCTTCCGCAGCGGCGGCCTCGGCATCCTCTTCGGTGTCATCGGCATCATCCTCGGCGCCTGCTTCCTCGCGCTCGACTTCAAGCAGGTCGAGGACGGCGTCGCGTACGGCGCTCCGCGCGAGGAGTCCTGGCTCGCGGCGTTCGGTCTCACCGTGACGCTGGTGTGGATCTACATGGAGATGCTGCGTCTCTTCACGATCCTGTCGGGCAACGACTAGCCGACCGTGAAGTGAAGACGGCGCGCGCCTGAAGCGCCGAAGGGGTCCGCGGGCTGTTGCCCGGGGACCCCTTCTTCGTGTGCGGTGACTCGCGGTGGCCGCTATCGCAGCCGACGGGCCGCCCGCCGCAGGTCGTACTCGTGGACGATGGCCTTGGCGTGCCCGTAGGTGAGGTTGTGCTGGCTCCTGAGCCAGGCGACCTTCTCCTCGAACCGGAAAAGGGACGGGCCTTCCTCGACGGTGCGCAGCCAGTCGGAGATCTCGCGACCGGTGCAATGGGGGATACGGGCGAGGAGATTGCGATGGGTCTCTTCGGAGAAGACAAGGGACATCGGCGCCTCCGGACGCTCTACGCGAACTGGTCCTTAACGCCCACCGTGCCCCAGTGCCGGGCCGATGGCAAGGTCTGTTCGCCACTCTTCTCGGCCGGGCGCTAAGGTCTGGCCGTGCTCGACACCACGCCGCTGACGGCTGCCACGGACCGATTCGCCGACCGGCTGCGCGCCGCGCCGCAGAGCCGGCTCCAGCAGGGCGCCGCCGCGGCGGCACTGGCCCTCGCCAGGGATCTCTCCGTACGGGCCCAGCGGCTCGACGCCGCCGGCGGGGACGGCGGCGAGCCGCGGATCATGCCGGACGCCGGGGTCTTCGTCGTCGCGGACCAGCTCACCGTCGCCGCCGAGGACCTCGCGGAGGCACTGCGAACGGCCCCGTCCCGGAGGGAGCTGGACGAGGCCGTGCGGTCGGTCGGGGAAGCGGCGGCTAGAGCGAGGCTATGACCCGGTCCGCGAGGATGTAGATGTGCCCGGCCTGCCCGGCGTCCTCGCCGCAGGCGAAGGTCAGCGCGTACGCGCCGGAGATACCGGAGCCGCCCAGCAGGAACGGGGCCGCACCGGCCCGCAGCGCCTCCGCGAGCCGCTCGGCGGTCTCACGGTGGCCCGGGGTCATGCAGAGCGTCGTACCGTCCGCGAAGACATACACGTCGAGCGTGCCCAGCGGGCCCGGCCGGACGTCCGCGAGCGCCGTGCGGGTCTCGGCCAGCTCCTCCAGCCGTGCGACGGTCCGCTCGTAGTCGGTGACGACGGGCGTGCGGACCGGGACGAAGTCCGGGTGCGAGGGGTGGCGGCGCCGGGCGGCGGCCAGTTCGGCCGAGTCCTCGGCGTACTCGGCCGCCTCGCCGTGACCGCCCACCTCGGTCAGCTCCGGGTAGTCGGCGAAGTCAGTGAAGTCGGTGAACTCGTCCAGCAGCCCGTCGAGCGAGTCGGGACCGACGCCGTCGGCACCCATGCCGTCCGCCCCGTCGTGCGGGCGCGGCGTCTCCAGCCCGGCGAAGTCGGCCTGTCGCGGTACGTAGAAGGGCGTGTCCTCGGTGCCGAGCCCCGCGAGGCCGCCCAGCATCGCCGGGGGCGTGTCGGACGCGTCCCGGGCCTCCTGCGCGGCCCAGAAGGCACGCGCCTCGGCCAGCTCGCGCTCGCGCTCCTCGGCGAGGGCCTCGGCGACCGCGGTCCGTATGGCGTGCGTCTCGACGGGGTGCGTTCTGGCCTGGGGTACGGACGCGGTGAGACCGCCCGGGTTCGCCGCCAGTTCCGCGCGCAGGGCGCTGACCTGCCGACGCAGCACATGAGCGGCGTGCAGGGCAGCGACGCCCACGGCCGTGGCGGCGGCCGTGGTCAGCAGCAGGGCAAGAGACATGGCGCTCACTGACTACTCCCGTTCCGATCGATACCCCCGACTTCCTACCTCAGCTTGTCGTGAGCCCGTGCCCACCGTCAGTGCATTACGTCACGAATTGGACAGGTCTTTGGGCCTTATGTTTCGTCCGCGTACCGGGCTGACCTGGGAAAACGAATCTCCCCCGGGACTAGGTCACATCCTGGGGGAGATTCAGTCACGACTGGGGATCGGTGGGGCGGAACGGTGCTTTTCGGTACGGCGCGATTACGGTGCGCGACGCCGGGCCGGGACCGGCATCGCGCAAGGCTCAGCTCAGGCGCTCGTGTTCGTGGTCGCGCTGAGCTTCGCCTCCGCTGCGGCTCAGCTCAGCCGCTCGATGACCATGGCCATGCCCTGGCCCCCGCCCACGCACATCGTCTCCAGCCCGAACTGCTTGTCGTGGAACTGGAGGCTGTTGATCAGGGTGCCGGTGATCCGCGCGCCGGTCATCCCGAAGGGGTGGCCGACGGCGATGGCGCCGCCGTTCACGTTCAGCTTCTCCAGCGGGACGCCCAGGTCCCGGTACGAGGGGATCACCTGCGCGGCGAACGCCTCGTTGATCTCGACCAGGTCGATGTCGTCGATGGTCAGCCCGGCGCGCCCGAGCGCCTGGCGGGACGCCTCGACCGGCCCGTAGCCCATGATCTCCGGCGAGAGACCGGTGACGCCGGTGGACACGATCCGGGCCAGCGGGGTCAGCCCCAGCTCGCGCGCCTTGGTGTCGGACATGATCACGAGCGCGGCGGCGCCGTCGTTGAGCGGGCAGCAGTTGCCGGCCGTGATCAGGCCATCGGGGCGGAAGACCGGCTTGAGGCCCTGGGTGCCCTCCAGGGTGATGCCGGGGCGCGGGCCGTCGTCCGCCGTGACCACGGTGCCGTCCGGGGTCGTCACGGGCGTGATCTCGCGCTCCCAGAAGCCGTTCTTGATGGCCTCTTCGGCGAGGTTCTGCGACCGTACGCCGAACTCGTCCATCTCCCGGCGCGTTACGCCCTTCAGCCGGGCCAGGTTCTCCGCCGTCTGGCCCATCGCGATGTACGCGTCGGGGACGAGCCCGTCCTCGCGCGGGTCGTGCCATCCGGCGCCCTCGCTCGCCGCGACGGCGGCGGTCCTGGCCTCGGCGTCGGCGAAGAGCGGGTTGTGGGTGTCGGGCAGGCCGTCCGAGCTGCCCTTGACCGAGCGCGAGACCATCTCGACGCCCGCGGAGATGAAGACATCGCCCTCGCCGGCCTTGATGGCGTGCAGCGCCATCCGGGAGGTCTGGAGCGACGAGGAGCAGTAACGGGTGATGGTGCAGCCCGGGAGATGGTCCATCCCGAGCTGTACGGCGACGATCCGGCCCAGGTTGTGGCCCTGCTCGCCGCCGGGGAGGCCGCAGCCGAGCATCAGGTCGTCGATGTCGAGCGGGTCCAGTTCGGGGATCTTGGCGAGCGCGGCCTCGATGATCGTGGCGGTCAGGTCATCGGGCCGCAGCTCCTTCAGTGAGCCCTTGAAGGCCCGGCCGATGGGGGAACGGGCGGCAGAGACGATCACGGCTTCTGGCATCACGGCTCCATGGGACGGAAAGCGGGTCGGGCGGAAAGGGCAGGCCCGAGGGGGAAGTTACCCGCACGTAGGGGGTGGGTCACTGGTGCGGACGTGTGATGCGGGACTCTTTTCTAAGCGCTTGCTCAGGATGGTCGCTCCCGTCCCCGCGACGCTCTCCGTGGTCCCGGCGGCCCTCCCCGTCGTCCCGGCCGTCCTCCCCGCCGTCCCCGTGCTCCGTGCCCGTCCGCTCGTCCGCCGTCGGCAGCAGATGCCGCCGTCTGCGGTGCTTGAGCATGGCCCAGGGCGCCCGTACCCCCGCGACCTCCGTGCCCGCCTGGGCCGCCGCCGCCGAGGCGGCCTTCGCCACCGTCAGCATGTCCTCGTCACGGGACGCGTCCAGATGGTCGGTCTCGGGCCACAGGCCCAGCACCGCGCAGAGCGTCGGCAGCATCGCCATCGCGGCGGTCGCGTACCCCTCCGCCGAAGGGTGGTAGTTGTCCGGACCGAACAGCTCCCGCGGATTCGCCGCGAACTCCGGGCCCAGCAGATCGCCCAGCGAGACCGTACGGCCGCCCTGCTCGACCGTGACGATCGTCTGCGCGGCGGCCAGCTGCCGGCTCACCCGGCGGGCCACCCAGCGCAGCGGCTGGTACACCGGCTCGATCGTGCCCAGGTCCGGGCAGGTGCCGACGACCACCTCCGCCCCCGTCGTCCGCAGCCGCCGTACCGCCGCCGCCAGACAGCGGACGGACTCGGTCGCGGCCATCCGGTGTGTGACGTCGTTCGCCCCGATCATGATCACGCAGACGTCCGGGGTGTGTGACGTCGCCGACAGCAGCTGGGTCACCTGCCGCTCCAGATCGTCCGACCGTGCCCCGGGCAGCGCCACGTTCCGCAGGTCCACCGGGCGCTCCGCGACCGCCGCCAGCCCCGACGCCAGCAGTGCCCCCGGGGTCTGCCCGGCCCGCCGCACCCCCTGGCCGGCCGCCGTGGAGTCGCCCAGCATGCCCATCCGCAGCGGTTCCGTATGCCCGAACGCCAGTCCGTACCAGCCGTCCCCGCGCGGCGGTACGGGGGCGGTCCCGCCGCCCACCGAGCGCTTCGCGAGCTGGACCTCGGCCAGCAGCACCCCGACGCCCGCCGCGCCCAGCAGCCCGATGCTGCCGCCGCCGTAGGCCGCGCCCGCGGCGATCCGCCGCGCCACCCTCGCCCTCGACACCGTCCGGGTCACCACCTTCCGTCTTCCCGTTCCGCCTCCGTGCGCGTACGCGTACCAGCTAACTGCCCCGTAAGGACCGTCGCCCAATCTCACCCGCGGGCGCATACGCTGGCCGGACCATCACGGAGACCCCGGAGACATACGGTGCAATTCCACGACTCGATGATCAGTCTGGTTGGCAATACCCCGCTGCTGAAGCTGACCAGCGTGACCGAAGGCATTCAGGCGACAGTCCTGGCCAAGGTCGAATACTTCAACCCCGGCGGTTCGGTGAAGGACCGGATCGCCCTGCGCATGATCGAGGCCGCGGAGGAGAGCGGGGAGCTGCGCCCCGGCGGCACGATCGTCGAGCCGACGAGCGGCAACACGGGCGTCGGGCTCGCCATCGTGGCCCAGCGGAAGGGCTACAAGTGCATCTTCGTCTGCCCGGACAAGGTCTCCACGGACAAGATCAATGTGCTGCGTGCGTACGGCGCCGAGGTCGTCGTCTGCCCCACGGCGGTCGACCCCGAGCACCCCGACTCGTACTACAACGTCTCCGACCG encodes the following:
- a CDS encoding SGNH/GDSL hydrolase family protein, which gives rise to MARRIAAGAAYGGGSIGLLGAAGVGVLLAEVQLAKRSVGGGTAPVPPRGDGWYGLAFGHTEPLRMGMLGDSTAAGQGVRRAGQTPGALLASGLAAVAERPVDLRNVALPGARSDDLERQVTQLLSATSHTPDVCVIMIGANDVTHRMAATESVRCLAAAVRRLRTTGAEVVVGTCPDLGTIEPVYQPLRWVARRVSRQLAAAQTIVTVEQGGRTVSLGDLLGPEFAANPRELFGPDNYHPSAEGYATAAMAMLPTLCAVLGLWPETDHLDASRDEDMLTVAKAASAAAAQAGTEVAGVRAPWAMLKHRRRRHLLPTADERTGTEHGDGGEDGRDDGEGRRDHGERRGDGSDHPEQALRKESRITRPHQ
- a CDS encoding ABC transporter ATP-binding protein, whose product is MTTTQIAPRSTAVAARASELSKVYGMGETQVVALDKVSVDFGQGEFTAIMGPSGSGKSTLMHCVAGLDSFSSGSVRIGDTELSTLKDKQLTKLRRDKIGFIFQAFNLLPTLTALENITLPMDIAGRKPDQQWLDQVISMIGLADRLGHRPTELSGGQQQRVAVARALAARPEIIFGDEPTGNLDSRSGAEVLGFLRNSVREMGQTVVMVTHDATAASYANRVIFLADGRIVDEILNPTADAVFDRMKAFDAKGRTS
- a CDS encoding Bax inhibitor-1/YccA family protein; translation: MRSSNPVFSRRGFSRDNGHAGFNAAPTAGGPAVGTNPYATNPYAPQQGAQLGGPQAPTRPDVMTIDDVVTRTGMTLGTVVLTAVLSWVLLPVDPANLSKSFGIAIGAFLVAMVLSLVQAFKRKASPALILSYAAFEGVFLGVISSVTSTYVADGVVIQAVMGTMAVFAGVLFAYKMRWIRVTQRFYGFVMAAAMGFMLLMVANMLFSVFGGGDGLGFRSGGLGILFGVIGIILGACFLALDFKQVEDGVAYGAPREESWLAAFGLTVTLVWIYMEMLRLFTILSGND
- a CDS encoding DUF4287 domain-containing protein, whose amino-acid sequence is MSLVFSEETHRNLLARIPHCTGREISDWLRTVEEGPSLFRFEEKVAWLRSQHNLTYGHAKAIVHEYDLRRAARRLR
- a CDS encoding acetyl-CoA C-acetyltransferase, with the translated sequence MPEAVIVSAARSPIGRAFKGSLKELRPDDLTATIIEAALAKIPELDPLDIDDLMLGCGLPGGEQGHNLGRIVAVQLGMDHLPGCTITRYCSSSLQTSRMALHAIKAGEGDVFISAGVEMVSRSVKGSSDGLPDTHNPLFADAEARTAAVAASEGAGWHDPREDGLVPDAYIAMGQTAENLARLKGVTRREMDEFGVRSQNLAEEAIKNGFWEREITPVTTPDGTVVTADDGPRPGITLEGTQGLKPVFRPDGLITAGNCCPLNDGAAALVIMSDTKARELGLTPLARIVSTGVTGLSPEIMGYGPVEASRQALGRAGLTIDDIDLVEINEAFAAQVIPSYRDLGVPLEKLNVNGGAIAVGHPFGMTGARITGTLINSLQFHDKQFGLETMCVGGGQGMAMVIERLS